The Sesamum indicum cultivar Zhongzhi No. 13 linkage group LG1, S_indicum_v1.0, whole genome shotgun sequence genome includes a window with the following:
- the LOC105156446 gene encoding LOW QUALITY PROTEIN: ACT domain-containing protein ACR8-like (The sequence of the model RefSeq protein was modified relative to this genomic sequence to represent the inferred CDS: substituted 1 base at 1 genomic stop codon), translating to MEWPTYLDEYEKLIIRMSTPRVMIDNAGCSNATRVMVCHLLGIPLPPPTXVKIKTQLIALNLSIKKAYISSDGRWFMDVFHVTDLNGNKLTDESVLSYIEQALETAHYGRSKSFEGLTALELTGTDRVGLLSEVFAVLSNLHCNVVDAKVWTHNGRIASLIHLKDNDSGSPIADSQKLEVIEAMLRNVLKGDNDIRSAKTSVSLAVTHTERRLHQMMFADRDYERKPIIKTSDDCPVVSVQNYLQRDYSVVNIHCKDRTKLLFDVVCTLTDMEYVVFHATVDTSGDRASLEFFIKHMDGTPISSEAEKQRVILCLQAAIERRTSQGVRLELCASDRKGLLADVTRTFRENGLNITRAEISTRMDTALNFFYVTDAIGNPADPKIIESVRQNIGLSNLKVKELPLIYHQKGERDEPTMGTGGAMLLSIGSLVRRNLYNLGLIKSYS from the exons ATGGAGTGGCCGACGTACTTAGATGAATATGAAAAGCTTATTATTCGCATGTCTACCCCTAG GGTCATGATAGACAATGCCGGCTGTTCCAACGCCACCCGAGTCATGGTATGTCACCTGCTTGGAATCCCACTCCCACCCCCCACATAAGTCAAAATCAAGACCCA ATTGATAGCCTTGAATCTGTCAATTAAGAAGGCTTACATTTCCTCCGACGGTCGGTGGTTCATGGATG TTTTCCATGTTACTGACTTGAACGGCAACAAATTGACTGATGAGAGCGTCTTGAGTTACATTGAGCAG GCTCTTGAGACAGCTCACTACGGAAGATCGAAAAGTTTCGAGGGCCTAACGGCACTGGAATTAACCGGCACCGACAGAGTTGGCCTTTTGTCGGAGGTTTTTGCAGTGCTATCTAATTTACACTGCAATGTGGTGGATGCTAAGGTCTGGACTCACAATGGCCGAATTGCGTCCTTAATTCACCTCAAGGATAACGATTCGGGCTCCCCAATCGCCGACTCGCAGAAGTTGGAAGTGATTGAGGCAATGCTGAGGAATGTGCTCAAGGGGGATAATGACATCCGAAGTGCCAAAACCTCCGTTTCATTGGCTGTGACACATACCGAGAGGAGGCTTCATCAGATGATGTTTGCAGATAGGGATTATGAGAGGAAGCCGATCATCAAGACTTCTGATGATTGCCCTGTTGTTTCGGTCCAGAATTATCTGCAGAGGGATTATTCTGTTGTAAATATTCATTGCAAGGATCGGACGAAGCTTCTGTTTGATGTGGTTTGCACGTTGACGGACATGGAGTATGTCGTTTTTCATGCCACCGTCGACACATCAGGAGATAGAGCATCCTTG GAATTCTTCATCAAGCACATGGATGGAACTCCTATTAGTTCGGAGGCCGAAAAGCAGCGTGTGATTCTATGTCTACAAGCTGCGATTGAAAGGAGGACATCTCAG GGCGTGAGGCTTGAGCTTTGCGCATCTGATAGAAAAGGTCTACTGGCTGACGTAACACGGACCTTCCGAGAAAACGGCCTAAACATCACAAGGGCCGAGATATCCACAAGAATGGACACAGCACTAAACTTTTTCTACGTGACAGATGCGATTGGGAATCCAGCCGATCCCAAGATCATCGAGTCGGTTCGACAGAACATCGGTTTGAGTAATCTGAAAGTAAAGGAATTGCCATTGATCTATCACCAAAAGGGCGAAAGAGACGAGCCCACAATGGGCACAGGTGGGGCGATGCTGCTGTCGATCGGGAGCCTTGTGAGGAGGAATCTGTACAACTTGGGACTGATCAAATCTTACTCTTGA